One stretch of Synergistaceae bacterium DNA includes these proteins:
- a CDS encoding response regulator transcription factor, producing the protein MLKIVLADDHKLFRDGLRKILELESDFKVVAEAADGEEALLMIREHLPDIVLFDINMPRMDGVQLVRELNNIKFRTALIAVSAYDDEDCLATLSAEGVLGFVLKSSGKNELVAAIHSVSRGQSYVDPRVAGKLMTSFARRKNENDLLGELTPREKEILYWLAQGLSNTEVAARMVLSEKTVKNHVSHMLKKLDIRDRTQAAIMAWKVGFAQLSPDTLEQFVNSDRFGEKSGPRKQVSDLQLTSLINFREL; encoded by the coding sequence ATGTTGAAAATCGTGCTGGCTGATGACCATAAACTTTTTAGGGACGGCCTGCGGAAAATTTTAGAGCTGGAGTCCGATTTTAAAGTGGTAGCCGAGGCGGCCGACGGAGAAGAAGCGTTACTGATGATTCGGGAACATCTCCCGGACATCGTGCTTTTTGACATCAATATGCCTCGGATGGATGGCGTGCAATTGGTGAGGGAGCTCAACAACATCAAGTTCCGAACGGCTTTGATAGCGGTTAGCGCCTACGACGATGAAGATTGTTTGGCGACACTCTCTGCAGAGGGCGTTTTGGGGTTCGTCCTCAAGTCCTCGGGTAAAAATGAACTGGTGGCGGCTATACATTCTGTCAGCCGTGGACAGTCTTACGTGGATCCTCGTGTCGCGGGCAAACTGATGACGAGCTTCGCGCGGCGTAAAAACGAAAACGACCTCCTGGGCGAATTGACGCCGCGCGAAAAGGAAATTCTCTACTGGCTGGCTCAGGGACTCAGCAACACCGAGGTCGCCGCCCGCATGGTCTTGTCCGAGAAAACGGTAAAGAACCACGTCAGTCACATGCTGAAAAAACTGGACATCCGTGATCGAACCCAGGCCGCTATCATGGCCTGGAAGGTGGGGTTCGCCCAGCTCAGCCCCGATACGTTGGAACAATTCGTGAACAGCGACCGCTTCGGTGAAAAAAGCGGACCACGTAAGCAGGTCAGCGATTTGCAACTCACTTCCCTAATCAATTTTCGTGAACTGTGA